The stretch of DNA CCAGCCACTCCTTTCTTTCGTCCTTTTCTCGGTAGTCAAATATTGACACATTCTCCCTGTCACTTTGGGTTGGATCGAGCATTGCTGGTTTTTCTGGAAGAGTACCACAAcgaaaaagattttgaagacTCTGTATGCGTTTTTCACCCTTCGAAAAGCAGATTGGATTTCATgtgggttttcacgggctctAAATTTTCACGATGAAGCGAATCGAAACCATTATTTCATCCCCATATATGGGTTGCGCTTGGAGGAAAGATCAAATTCGCCTTGGAGGGGTACACAGGGCGAAAGACATTCATCTCGAGTAAAAAACAGAAGTCAGTTTGATAGAAGTCCATTGTCAGGACTACGACGCAAATAGTGATTCAGATCATTTCATGTTCCAAGATCATGACTCTCCTTTTTGTTGACGCAAAAGATCTCTGAAAAATGCAGACTGGCTTTAACAACTTTCATTTACCCTGGATCGATAAGATCTGGGACAAATTCTCTCGAGCAAGCATTTTAAAAGAGAGAACAGCTTCAATTAATATTCTACCTAGAATCAAAGTCATTCCCACCGTGTCGAGATGTTGGATTTGATGGGCCAATAGTACTCGTAGAACGCGTAGAACGCGAAAACGGTTTCCTCCATCTCCCATGTTTTTATTCGTCAAGATCGCGATTGGATGGGGCTCCCTAGGTGGGAGAAGTTCCTGTCGGGAGATGGATGGTACAGGGTGGTTAAGGCTCATGGCCTTGATCTTTACCTCTATGCATCTCCGAATCTCCTCACCCAGCCATTCACCgcccccctctctctctctcctcacCCTGTACCCATTGCGACTGAATTCTTGAATGAATGAGCATTTTATTCCGACCGAATATCTCAGTTAATGAGCTGCATTCGAGCTTTTATTCCAAGGTGCGGTTGCCCTGCTGAGTTTCTGACTTGGAAGTTGGGAAATCGAGGCACTTTGCTTCTTTCCGCAATTCTCGAATGCACTTTCTCGCTTATATGATCGAAGAAAATTGCTCGAACCCACTCGAGTATTTCCTCAGCGACTTCGTATATTTTCTAGTgcttttttccccttcaaatTCTAATTCTGATTATGAATCATAATCACTTCTTCAAAACGGAACCTAGGgcggagagagagaaagagatggaTGCATCCAACAAACATGGATGGATCAGTCGAGTCAGCCAAGCGTGCAAACTCATCGTTTACTAGAAGGAACTCGGAGGCACTTGTTTGCTCGTTCTCGGATGAGAGATTTGGGAGGCGAGCTCGCCAAATGTCAAGTCAAGGTAGCTTCCGATCAATTAGAATTTATCGGCCGATCTTCTTCGCCCGAGTAGTGCCAAAAGACGCCCATTCCCACATCTTTCGACATGTCTCTCGTCATTGAAGAGAATGGAGACCCCCTGCCTTGGACGATGCGACGATGGCGGCAATTTCTCAAGCATACACGTCCATTCTTCAATAGTCGTCACTATTAGAAATAAgataaatatttctttgattgtgtTCGTTAATACGGTGGAAACAGCTTTAATTCTTGATGGAATCCGCACTTGGTTACTTGATTCATTCAGGTTGTTATTTTGTCTCAAATTCCTCCGTGGTCAACAAAAATGTCGAAGAATTCCCATGTTTCTcgtttttgatcaaactttCCCTGAAGTTTCAATAGCATTGGTAACCAGAGCATCTCTCGTCATTGGATCGATTCAAACAATCCAAAGCCAATACCAGCCAGAATGCCGAGATAGAGATCTGTCAAGCAATAGATTCAGCCCGATTGTTCCATCATTTGCATCTGCATAGTTTGTCAACGGCAGGAGGGTTTCTTGTTGGAACTGTCACATTTCCTCTGGTTTTCGTTCCCGCCCAACTCGACGTTTCTACTGGCTTCCATCTCGTACTTGGTACATACTGTACACATACAAAGCAACCATGGCCTGTATTCCTGTATTCAAAGAATCCGTCTCGTCGAAGCAAAAGCGCCTTCCGGGGGTCTCTCCTTCACAAATACGACAAGACACGTTTCTTAAAACGCCAAGCGAGGGCTTTGCAAGTGTACTGTAGGTCGGGaaaacatccatccatccgttcattcgttcattcgttgGCCCGTCGATCTCCAGATCTTCACTTATGAAGAAAGAACGCTCTGACAGTCATTCAACAGAGGTGCCAGTGGGAAGTTGTGAAATTTCTTGGTGAATCGCAGGTTCATTCTGGGAATTGGTACTTGGTTTAGAGATCGTCTTCCTTCCCCTTCTTCCTCGTCGACTCTACTACTATCACTGCTAACAACAAAGCCAAGAGCTTGAGAGCGACGAGATCAAAGAGATTAGCCTCGATTCTCCGTCAGAACTTGGAACTCTTCAGGTAAATGAATGTCAATCAAAGGGAGTTTTTGTTCCCACTTCGCTCAGCGAGAGGTATAAATTCATAATGAGGATAGTTATTGATGTGATCGTAAATTGCTTAGAAATGTGATCATTTTGGACACACCAGGCGATATTTAGTGCATGGGCACTGACAATCACGTGTTAGGTCAAGATCAGTTAGATTTCCATTGGCCAGGACGAAATTTTGTCATGTTGGGAACTCAAATGAATTCGTAGGTCGAATTTCTTTGTGACCAACTAATGACTTACATTTGTTGCTGCTTTCGATGCAGCACCAACACTTTTATTCATAAAAACTTTGTATGCACAAGAAAGATCACtcgtcttcaaaagctaaTTTGTGTCGCCAACGATCTTGATTGATCTTCCGAGGGTCGTCGACAAACAAAATCTGCTCTCTTTAAAGACCTTTTAAGGCCTACCTCTCGAACGAAAAACGTGCATTAACTCATCGGCGCGACCTTATATGTTAACAAAAAAGTAGAACTCTTCATAAATTTAATGgactttttgtaaaataaatttGCCCCTCGCAATGTGCCCAAAACCAATGAACACAAACCAGTTGGAGGAGTCTTCTCTTACTTACTcctttgtgtgtgtgtgtgtttgacCTTTCTAAGTGTTCGTCaacatgaaaatgcaaatcatttttggatcCAGCATTGCCATGCATTCGACGACGGTGCAGAACTCAGATGCATCTAAAACAATTGAATGTTTCTCCCAAAATGCGTGATTTCGCTGAGATGGAGATCCTCAAGTACCGAAACATGCACGGACTTGAGTAAGAGCGTGCCTCATTCTCAGCAAAGATAGATGCAATTGAAATGGACCGCTTGGAATTCTTGGGATTCTTCAAACTAATTTCATGCCATTTGTTTGGAAGATTTTTCTCCGCAACCTGACTTGaaaacttcatatttatgaTAGTCAGTGAACAAGTTCGAATTTAAACCCCTGCATGGTGATTCGTGTCAAGTATTTCACTAGAAAGTGTGCTCTATTCACAGAATTGAAGCTATTCGCTTATTATAATCGCTCTTGTAAGGAAAGCCTCGACCAATCGTCTATTGTCCAAAGTTTATCTCTCAATTGGCTAAAGTGAAGCTGGCCAATCCAGATCACTTTCCCCTTAGGGAAACGATAAATTTGCTTTGTTCCGAACAATGCAAGCCCCGACTTGGAAATAGAAATGGAGCAAAAATCTCCGTCTCTCCAGGGGCtggaaagtgttttttttcctgattcttgccaaagtGCGATACGAACGTAGCTCAATATAGAGTGTCTCCTCGAGAGAAACATCTCAATGGATGTCACCCACACTTACACTTCATTCTCACGATTTCACGATCGCGCGATTTGAAATCAGGGCACACCCAAAGTGGAGGGGGAAAATCTGGGATTGCCCTTCATCTTAATTATGTTCTGTCACTTCAAGTTCGCCACATGGTGACcgcaaattgaaatgaatacaTGAAAATTAATCACGCCATACTGGAAATTGTTATCCAGTCTGAGCTCTGATTGAAGTCTCAACGACTAGTTTTCATGCAAGGTTGGATAGCACTAGAAATGAGAAATATGAACAAATAAATATTGAACTCGTATCCTCACAACCCAAGAACCCACTGACATCATCAATCTATCGGTGATTATGCCAAATGTGGGTGGGTGGACGCGTCCAAATTAATAAAAGAATTCATTTCTTAGCCTCTTCACGCCCATGATTCGAATCAGAGCTAGGTTTCGCCGCCCATGCGTTCCACTAATGATGAATTCCGATAACAAACCCCGACCAGGAATTGATCATTGTTGTCGTTGTTCTTCTTATTCTCATCGGGAACCAACCACCGGTCGCAAAAAATCTCGACTTGACATGAACTTATCGATCCGACTTGGAGATTTCCTGCCCGTGTCGCAAGTCTCAAGGATGATCTTCCTGGCGAGGAGAAAGATCAAGGAACCCAGTCTGTCGGTGAactccccccctccccctttaATGTTGGTTCGTCTTTTCCGACTTCCGCTGCGGTTTAATTTTCTCGGGTCTTCTGGATATTGTACAATGTGGCAAGCCCATTGGCCCACCACATGCGAGACGATAGGAGAGAGGGAGGATATTTGGTTGTAGGAGGTCACTTTCTTTCTTGAACTTTAGCTCTTCATTCATAAAGCCTTTGCCCCCGTCGCCCAAATCATCGagaagagaaaaacaaaatcaaagcgtgcaattgaagaaaaaaaaatcatttcacgACTTTTGACATGGGGGAAGTCTGTGTGTGTAGTAGAGTGATTGAGTAATGTTGGTAGTCACAATTATAATCCCATTTTCATTGATCGGCTTTTGTCCCACTACGGTGTGCGATTCTCTTTTAGTGTTTTAGTGTTTCTGTTCTTTAACGACGGCAAGACGGACAATTTATTTGCGATATTTAGGTCAAAAATCATgtcacatttcatttttttattctcgtgaatttgaataaatctcaaatgacaaaagaaagtgtgaaattgaaaataagtgCAGTACAGTTTTCGTAGCTGGGTGATCAAAAAAGAGCGTTAACGGTTCGAAGAGCAATATTCTGATCGAGTGTCAAATGAATGGACACCGACTTCCACCTTCATAGGTGAAACTATGAATCTACGTGAACCGTAACAGGAATATAAATTTGATGTTTCTTGAGAAAAGAGTTTGGATTCTCATATTTACTCCGAGTCTTCATTGAAGGCTTagaaccattttgaaatgtgagaAGTCAACAAGGTCTCTGCCCCAAAAAACAAGCTCTTCCCAAATAATATTTGCGTTGTAAAAGTTCCCAACTTCATATAGGTTAGGATGGGCATACGTGCCGATCATGTGGCCCCTAAATTAAGTTTCTATGCATCAATTGTTCTCTCATTTGAGTATGCACACTACAAAAACTTGGGATCAAACTCGTTTAGGTCGATCAAATTAGAGACGCTTGCGGTCTTCAAAACTGAAGAAGGCCGCTTGAAAATTCCTAACATTTGGCACAATGAGTTCATAGGCGGAAAGATATGTCGATTTTGGAGCCGATTGGTGATTATCCTGACAAGCTTTTTACTTTGCAAATGTACGTACACAAATCATTCGAAAACTTCTCATatgccatggccaaaaatttgaaattggaatggTCCCAAACCAAATTGTTTGAGATAGATATCGTTCACTCATAATTGTTCCCAACCCTGTAGTTGTTTACTCGCACATTTCATGGAACTGGTTAAAGAgccttcccccccccccctccaaaAGAGAAATATTGTAATTTTTGCCATGTCATAAATGGAGACGCGATTGTTGGTTTTTAGCTTTATCATTAGTACACTTGCATTTGTTAGCTTTATCCGACAGTAATTTTGCCCTAAAACAGCACATGATCAGCGCTTCTAAGTTTCCTGATTCGATTGATTTCCAACAAGCTATatcattttgcactttttgtccCTTCTTGTCTCATGAGcccttcaaatttcaaaaaagtgaggaaaatcaatttttgtgTAAAAAGGCATAATTAAAATAACCCTGCACAGCTCTTAAAGTTTAACTTTACGAATGCATAGTttaaaattgttatttttgttttcattctaCGCCAGTATTGACACGAACGTTTCAATCTCGCTCAATTGAGCACCTGACGGTATCTTATCACTTCAAGACATTGTTATCAGACTAAACTCGACGATCTGGGATGCGAACAATGCGACCCATGTTTGCTGATTACTATGCCTGTACTGTACAGTATGTAGGGTGTCCTGGTTAGGGGTAATTTTTTCTCGCCTTTTTCGTGGAATTAGGCGTTCTTATCAGACTCGGGTCATCATTTGAGTAGTGTTGTAAGCAAACACGGGCACACAATTGCTAGACAAAGTATAGGTCTGACTGCCATGGTGAGGGATCTCGGACATCTCTTATCGCGATTTCCTCCCATTGGACGCACAGTCAAGTCaacaaagaaaatagaaaGCGGCTCGCTTTTTTTAGGGGGGGAAGAAGATTTTTCAAGCGTGTTCGGATTCGTTGTCAGTGATGTCAAGAGACCTTTGAAGTGGTGTTCTTTGTCTAATTTCGGAATTGTTTGCGGTTGCTTTACAGAGATGGAGAAGACGATGGTTCGTGCTTCAAGCGGGTCAGTTTCAGGGACAGTACGTGCTCAATTACTACACGGATGAAAGTCTTCGAAAACTGAAAGGAACGATTTGTTTAGACGAATGTGAACAAGTGAGTTATTGAATTGAGTAATCATTTGATGTTTGTACGATCGGGTTGTTGTAATTTTCTTCTCATACAGGTCGATGTTGGACTCACTGTAGAAAACGGCAAACAAAGATACGAGCACATGTTTGACATCAAAACCCCTCAACGGATATTTTACTTGGCGGCGGACACTTTCGAAGAAATGAGCAATTGGGCCAAGATCGTATGTGAAGCGTGCGGGTTGAGAGCCACCTCCGAGGATGAAAATACTGGTACGAGATCCAAAATACTCGATACATTTTGCGTGTATGTACACACGTACACCGAATTGAACCTAATGCGTGTatattcatttcttgtttcaGAAGCCGATGCTGGATTTTCCATAGCCGACTTGAATGCCACCCACGCTCCCCGAACCGTAGCCACGGGGTCCTCGGGGCCGGTTTCGAACCCCTTGATCTCCAGTCCGTACATCCACATATCCACGTGTCATAGTGGAGGTCTTCCCAAGCACTTGCAAACCCATTCCTCACCGGGTGGCAATCAGATCCCTTCACCGCCGACCAATGTGTCGGGGTCGGAGATGGGGGATGATTCGGTCTTCTTTCCTTCCACAGGCGAAAACCATCCTCCCTTGTCACCCAATGGCTTAAGTGACCGACTTCAGAACGCCCTTCTACCCCCAAGTCGTCCTCCTAAGCCCGCCCATCTACTCAACCGCCCCATTCCCAACGCCAATCCACAAGCACTCGGGCCAGTTTCCCATGGCAATTATGCGAACTCCAATGATATGAAAGTGCTCTATCAGACAGAAATGGCGCAGGCGGCCCATAACAATGCGAGCTCCAACCACAAAGGCACAGCGACTCGTATTCGAGAACGTTTCATGAGTGGACCCACGGGATCCGTGGAAGCTAATAATAACTATAATGGGGAGCAATCCAAGGCCAGTCCATCTGTTTTGAGGGATATGAAGCCGGGAAGAGATGCATTTGGCAAATCGGCCACGGTGGATCCCAAACGAATGGGAGGATTGGCCGCCCTAGGGTCGAACCAAAAATCGAAGAGGTCTGGGAAATCCAGTCACAGTCCCGGACCTCCCTTGGGATTTGCAACTCTCAATCCGAATACCTCATTCAGACGAGCACCCCCAGTTCAGCGTGCGCTCAAGCCTCCGAACGCAGGTACGTTTACTCAGGAATCTCAAACAGCCTTCATTCCATAGGTTTCAAAAGAAGGGCAGGGATCAAAATGGCGAATCAGATATTTTTCGATGCTTAAGATGATTTAAAACCCTTGGATTTTTTTAGTTGCCTCTGAGATGAACTTGATGACATCCGGGTCCAATCATCAACTCCACCATAATAATCTTCCCCATCATCCGGCTCCAATTCATGGTCGAAGTCAAAGCACCAGTGGAACAAATCGGTTCGATTCGTCTcgtcaccatcaccaccaccatcataaCCACCAAAACCACGCCCACCACTCCCAATCCAAGACTCTACAACGTCACTTTAACTCGACGGCAGACGATTCATCCGATGAGGCAAGCATCTCCGAGGAACACATGGACCAAAGGTTCACTTTCGATGACACATTCCACGCACCTCTTCGTCCCAAGGATGACAACGAAGAAGAACAAGTGAGTTCCTCAGACCCCTCACATCTCCGAATCATTCAGTCTCATCCAACCCACCTTCAAATGTTTATTCCAGATCTACTTCTATTTGCCGTCATTCGAGTCTCAAGCCAGTTATGGCGGTCAGAAACTAACCATGATCCCAGCAGAACAATACGAGCGAAGTCCAGTGGCCTACATTGATCTGGACCTGCCTTCAACGGATGAGACGGATTCCTCCCGACTTCATGGGGATTCCGTATCGATGTCAGGCATGTCTAGATCGGGATTTTCGCCACAATTTCCAATGAGCGGGGATCCTTTGCAATCAAGCTCGAACTCTACCGCCTACAAAAGCATTGATTTTATGAAGACAGAGGCGTTCAATCGTACCCGCCATATTCGGGAAGAGAAATATGCCTTGGAACAGGAGCACCAAGCATCTTGATGACAGGGAAAGGAATGTTCGCCTCTCTCCCGTGGTACATATTGGATGGAATCTTTATCGCCGACGATTCGAGCATCCTCAAGTCCTGCGAGGTCGTGGATGAAGCGAATATTGAAGCGTATGGAACGAGACTAGTTTTTATCTACATTGAAGAAACCGCGACCGTTCTTTGCCAAGAAAAGATGAGCATTTTCTTACTTTACTATTAACCCGCGGAGGCAATGGCGTGTAAGGGCCCATGCACTTTCATCCACTGTGATATTTAACGATTTACTCTTTTTTTACGCAAAATACAAATCCTTTACATTGATCTACAaaatattcttcttttttaggCTTTTTTTTAGGTTTAAACCTTCGTTATCTTGTTGGGAATTGGGTTGCAAGGATTGCtgaatttgagaaaattaCTCTGGACAAACAAAATAGATAACATTTCGTAGTTCGATAATTCCTTGCCAAAATTAGCTTCAACTTaagaaagcaatgaaattcCTGAAAAAGAAGCCAGTTTAGCAGAGCTGTCTAAGAAGCAGTGTGAAAATATTCTCCTCAGGTGTCATGGGATTCTAACATAGATTTTCGATGGGCCCGATGTGAACCTAAGCAAGGAGGAGATGTGGTTTATTGGTTGGCGCACTCCCCTATTGCGAGAGAGGTCATCGGTTCAATTCTCATCCCTGTCAATcttaaaaagaaaactgtcAGACGCTGACCATACACACGTGCGGAGAATCAATCTGATAGCAGGCATGTCATTGCCTATCAGAATTTAGCCGACTTGTCGATCacttataaaaaaaaataaataaaaataacatagaataaaaaaaaaataaaaaaaaaaaaaaaaaaaataaaaaaaaaataaacaaataaattacaaataaaaaaaaaattttagaaaaaaaaaaattagaaaaaaaaaattattctATGGTAACCCAGGAACTTATAGAAACAAGTCATTAGAGGTCCGTGGTATTTCTATAACCAATGTTGGCTACTACTTTTGTCGAACTGATTTGTCTCTTTTCTGCCCGAGTCAAATGTCAGTTTAAACTTACAAATTTTTGAAGTCTTACTGAATTGATTTGTCATTGAACTTAATTTCAGTTCGTTATTCAGAAGCTCTTATTTCAATCATCGGTACACCTTGGGTAAATCCGCATTCATTGCAGGAACGACATTTTACTACCATGAAACAAGAAGAGGGCGCCGCGTATGGGAAAAATTGGACCGAATGATTGAAGCTCCCATTTCCGAACCTCAATGAATTGAAGGTATAATAATatcaattaaaagaaaaatcgtCTCACCGTTTGAAAGCTTTGTGTATCCAGAGCTATGGGAGAACTAAGCTTGGCTACACCAACTATTGGATTGAATTAGTCTCGTTGATTTTGAATACGAACTCATGTATATTTCAGTCAAGTGGCGCTTAGGCCTCGCAATGGTATTCTTATAATTGCACTTA from Tigriopus californicus strain San Diego chromosome 3, Tcal_SD_v2.1, whole genome shotgun sequence encodes:
- the LOC131877384 gene encoding GRB2-associated-binding protein 4-like isoform X1; the encoded protein is MVRDLGHLLSRFPPIGRTVKSTKKIESGSLFLGGEEDFSSVFGFVRWRRRWFVLQAGQFQGQYVLNYYTDESLRKLKGTICLDECEQVDVGLTVENGKQRYEHMFDIKTPQRIFYLAADTFEEMSNWAKIVCEACGLRATSEDENTEADAGFSIADLNATHAPRTVATGSSGPVSNPLISSPYIHISTCHSGGLPKHLQTHSSPGGNQIPSPPTNVSGSEMGDDSVFFPSTGENHPPLSPNGLSDRLQNALLPPSRPPKPAHLLNRPIPNANPQALGPVSHGNYANSNDMKVLYQTEMAQAAHNNASSNHKGTATRIRERFMSGPTGSVEANNNYNGEQSKASPSVLRDMKPGRDAFGKSATVDPKRMGGLAALGSNQKSKRSGKSSHSPGPPLGFATLNPNTSFRRAPPVQRALKPPNAVASEMNLMTSGSNHQLHHNNLPHHPAPIHGRSQSTSGTNRFDSSRHHHHHHHNHQNHAHHSQSKTLQRHFNSTADDSSDEASISEEHMDQRFTFDDTFHAPLRPKDDNEEEQIYFYLPSFESQASYGGQKLTMIPAEQYERSPVAYIDLDLPSTDETDSSRLHGDSVSMSGMSRSGFSPQFPMSGDPLQSSSNSTAYKSIDFMKTEAFNRTRHIREEKYALEQEHQAS
- the LOC131877384 gene encoding uncharacterized protein LOC131877384 isoform X2, translating into MENDQMLHYGWLIKSPPLEQTGHRQPSFLKARWRRRWFVLQAGQFQGQYVLNYYTDESLRKLKGTICLDECEQVDVGLTVENGKQRYEHMFDIKTPQRIFYLAADTFEEMSNWAKIVCEACGLRATSEDENTEADAGFSIADLNATHAPRTVATGSSGPVSNPLISSPYIHISTCHSGGLPKHLQTHSSPGGNQIPSPPTNVSGSEMGDDSVFFPSTGENHPPLSPNGLSDRLQNALLPPSRPPKPAHLLNRPIPNANPQALGPVSHGNYANSNDMKVLYQTEMAQAAHNNASSNHKGTATRIRERFMSGPTGSVEANNNYNGEQSKASPSVLRDMKPGRDAFGKSATVDPKRMGGLAALGSNQKSKRSGKSSHSPGPPLGFATLNPNTSFRRAPPVQRALKPPNAVASEMNLMTSGSNHQLHHNNLPHHPAPIHGRSQSTSGTNRFDSSRHHHHHHHNHQNHAHHSQSKTLQRHFNSTADDSSDEASISEEHMDQRFTFDDTFHAPLRPKDDNEEEQIYFYLPSFESQASYGGQKLTMIPAEQYERSPVAYIDLDLPSTDETDSSRLHGDSVSMSGMSRSGFSPQFPMSGDPLQSSSNSTAYKSIDFMKTEAFNRTRHIREEKYALEQEHQAS